The following proteins are co-located in the Manihot esculenta cultivar AM560-2 chromosome 7, M.esculenta_v8, whole genome shotgun sequence genome:
- the LOC110618888 gene encoding probably inactive leucine-rich repeat receptor-like protein kinase IMK2 — MENPNTYFSSFCKYPFRSFADWCCISNKKKEKWKIQMELQVPFFIYTQFFLLFHLLVFVVQPVSCQDWDGVAVTQANFQALQAFKAELVDPKGFLKSWNDSGYGACSGGWTGIKCAQGEVIVIQLPWKGLGGKITDKIGQLQALRKLSLHDNLIGGSIPKTLGILPNLRGVQLFNNRLSGSIPPSLGSCFLLQTLDLSNNSLTGTIPESLANATKLFRLNLSYNSLSGSIPLSITRSSSIIFLDLQFNDLSGSIPAFLGKLSELQDVSLSHNRITGAIPVEIGGLSRLRTLDISNNAINGSLPTSFSNLSSLVLLNLENNNLDNQIPESFGRLRNLSVLNLKRNQFIGKIPTTLGNVSTITQLDLSENKLSGEIPDSLANLQRLVSFNVSYNNLSGSVPTTLLQKFNSSSFAGNVQLCGFSGAAPCPSQAPSQSVPSPPPEMPKKRHRKLSAKDIILIAAGALLILLLILCGILLCCLIRKRSASSKAKDGQATVRAAAAGGGKGASPVVGEVESGGEAGGKLVHFDGPLAFTADDLLCATAEIMGKSTYGTVYKATLEDGNQVAVKRLREKTTKGQREFESEVNVLGKIRHPNLLALRAYYLGPKGEKLLVFDYMSKGSLATFLHARGPDRTIDWPTRMRIAQGTTRGLSCLHNNENIIHGNLTSSNVLLDENAIAKIADYGLSRLMTAAANTHVIATAGALGYRAPELSKLKKANTKTDVYSLGVIILELLTGKSPGEAMHGVDLPQWVASIVKEEWTNEVFDLELMKDASIIGDELLNTLKLALHCVDPSPSARPEVQQVLQQLEEIRPDTAAATSSEHSGDVAGVPLNE, encoded by the exons ATGGAAAATCCAAATACATATTTCAGTAGCTTCTGCAAGTACCCTTTTAGAAGTTTTGCAGATTGGTGTTGCATTTCCaataagaagaaggagaaatggAAGATTCAGATGGAATTGCAAGTACCCTTTTTCATCTATACCCAGTTTTTCTTGTTGTTTCATCTGCTCGTTTTTGTCGTTCAACCTGTTTCCTGCCAAGATTGGGATGGTGTGGCTGTCACCCAAGCTAATTTTCAAGCATTGCAAGCTTTCAAAGCAGAACTTGTTGACCCGAAAGGCTTTTTGAAGAGCTGGAATGACAGCGGCTATGGAGCTTGTTCCGGAGGTTGGACTGGAATCAAGTGTGCTCAAGGCGAAGTTATTGTAATTCAGCTTCCTTGGAAAGGATTGGGGGGCAAAATTACTGACAAAATTGGGCAACTTCAAGCACTTCGAAAGCTCAGCCTCCATGACAATCTCATAGGTGGCTCAATCCCCAAGACATTGGGAATCCTCCCAAATCTTAGAGGTGTTCAGTTATTCAACAACAGGCTTTCAGGCTCAATCCCACCTTCTCTAGGATCTTGTTTTTTGCTCCAAACTCTAGACCTGAGTAACAACTCTCTCACAGGGACAATTCCAGAGAGCCTTGCAAATGCTACCAAGCTTTTTAGACTCAACCTGAGCTATAATTCATTATCAGGTTCAATCCCACTTAGCATCACTCGCTCTTCCTCTATCATTTTCTTAGATCTTCAATTCAATGACCTCTCTGGCTCCATTCCTGCTTTTCTGGGAAAGTTAAGTGAGCTCCAAGATGTTTCCCTTAGTCACAACCGAATCACTGGAGCCATTCCAGTTGAAATAGGTGGGCTTTCTAGGCTAAGAACATTGGATATTTCTAACAACGCCATTAATGGAAGCTTGCCTACTTCTTTCTCTAATCTATCATCGCTTGTTCTTCTGAATCTTGAGAACAACAACCTTGATAACCAAATCCCAGAATCTTTTGGCAGATTGCGTAACCTTTCTGTTCTAAACTTGAAGAGAAACCAGTTTATTGGTAAAATTCCTACAACACTGGGAAACGTTTCCACAATCACACAACTAGATTTATCAGAGAATAAGCTCAGTggagaaattccagattccctAGCCAATCTACAACGTCTGGTTTCTTTCAATGTTTCTTACAATAACCTCTCCGGTTCTGTTCCGACGACTCTGttacaaaaattcaattcaagcTCGTTTGCTGGTAACGTCCAACTATGTGGATTTAGTGGTGCAGCTCCATGTCCTTCTCAAGCACCTTCCCAGAGCGTCCCATCTCCACCACCAGAGATGCCTAAAAAACGTCATCGTAAATTGAGTGCTAAAGACATAATTCTCATTGCAGCTGGAGCTCTTCTCATTCTGTTATTAATCCTTTGTGGCATTCTACTGTGTTGCTTGATAAGGAAAAGGTCAGCATCATCGAAAGCCAAGGATGGTCAAGCCACAGTGAGGGCTGCCGCTGCAGGAGGTGGAAAGGGAGCCTCACCAGTTGTGGGTGAAGTTGAATCCGGTGGAGAAGCTGGAGGGAAACTAGTACATTTTGATGGTCCCTTAGCTTTTACAGCAGATGATCTCTTGTGTGCAACTGCAGAAATTATGGGAAAGAGCACTTATGGGACAGTGTATAAGGCCACATTAGAAGATGGAAATCAAGTTGCAGTGAAAAGATTAAGAGAAAAAACTACAAAAGGACAGAGAGAATTCGAAAGTGAGGTTAATGTGCTTGGTAAAATCAGACACCCAAATCTTTTAGCTTTGAGGGCTTATTATTTAGGACCTAAAGGAGAGAAGCTTCTTGTTTTTGACTACATGTCTAAAGGAAGTCTTGCAACTTTCCTCCATG CCAGAGGACCTGATAGAACAATTGACTGGCCGACGAGAATGAGGATAGCACAGGGCACGACACGGGGCTTGTCCTGTCTTCACAATAATGAGAACATCATACATGGGAATCTTACATCAAGCAATGTCCTGCTTGATGAGAATGCAATTGCGAAAATTGCTGATTATGGGTTATCTCGACTAATGACAGCTGCCGCTAATACTCATGTAATTGCAACTGCAGGTGCATTAGGCTACAGAGCACCTGAGCTTTCAAAGCTTAAGAAAGCAAACACAAAAACAGACGTATATAGCCTTGGAGTGATCATATTGGAACTCCTTACAGGGAAGTCTCCAGGAGAAGCAATGCATGGTGTGGATTTGCCTCAATGGGTTGCTTCTATTGTTAAAGAGGAGTGGACTAATGAAGTTTTCGATTTGGAATTAATGAAGGATGCATCTATAATCGGTGATGAATTACTCAACACATTGAAACTAGCTTTGCATTGTGTTGATCCTTCACCTTCTGCGAGGCCTGAGGTTCAACAAGTCCTTCAGCAATTAGAAGAGATTAGACCAGATACTGCTGCTGCTACCAGTTCCGAGCATTCTGGAGATGTTGCAGGAGTTCCCCTCAACGAGTGA
- the LOC110619087 gene encoding serine/arginine-rich splicing factor SR45 yields the protein MVKPKRGRLPPSDSGSGSLSRSRSKSWSRSYSGSDSRSSPRSWSLSSRSRSKSFSSSSSPSRSLSSVSRSPTAHRKSFAVVAKNVHEGHLKEIFSNFGEVVHVELAIDHTVNLPKGYGYVELKARADAEKALIYMDGTQIDGNVVRARFTLPP from the exons ATGGTGAAGCCAAAGCGAGGCCGTTTGCCGCCTTCCGATTCTGGCTCGGGTTCATTGTCCAGGTCCCGCTCGAAGTCATGGTCACGCTCTTACTCTGGTTCAGATTCTCGCTCCAGCCCACGCTCCTGGTCTTTGTCCTCCCGATCTCGTTCCAAATCGTTCTCTTCATCCTCCTCCCCTTCTCGCAGCCTCAGCTCCGTTAGTCGCAGCCCTACTGCTCATAGAAAGAGTTTCGCTGTAGTGGCTAA GAATGTGCATGAAGGCCATTTAAAAGAGATATTCAGTAACTTTGGTGAGGTTGTACATGTGGAGCTGGCAATTGACCATACTGTTAATCTTCCCAAGGGATATGGATATGTTGAACTCAAGGCAAGGGCTGATGCTGAGAAGGCCTTAATATACATGGATGGGACCCAGATTGATGGCAATGTTGTTCGAGCAAGGTTCACATTACCTCCGTGA